Proteins encoded in a region of the Streptomyces akebiae genome:
- a CDS encoding thiolase family protein: MSGRHAAIAGLGLTEVGKVYGRTAADFADEAVRLAVTDAGLKLRDVDGLLINAGKSPGLDLGLAKRLGLRDLTLLSQVQSFGASAGIMVAQAATAVLSGAATTVVCVFADAPLRENARSGDAYLSSSLAATGFRSAETAGGFTSVNHRYAVAAARYMAHYGVTDDHLGAVAVGQRQWAAHNPAAQFRKPLTLEDYHRSRWVVEPLHLFDCCLVSNGGAAVVVTTAERAAALPRPPVHVWGWGQAHPGYVMERGSDFGLVTGAAASGAAAMKMAGITPSDVDVREIYDCYTYTVLVTLEDYGFCAKGEAGELAASGALAPGGALPTNTGGGQLSGFYLWGMTPLVEAVQQVRGQAGEGRQVPRHDVALVSGNGGVLDHHATLVLGAGHAS, translated from the coding sequence ATGAGCGGCCGTCATGCGGCGATCGCGGGCCTCGGCCTGACCGAGGTCGGCAAGGTGTACGGGCGTACTGCGGCGGACTTCGCCGACGAGGCGGTACGGCTCGCGGTGACGGACGCCGGCCTGAAACTGCGGGACGTGGACGGACTCCTGATCAACGCGGGCAAGAGCCCGGGCCTCGACCTGGGCCTGGCCAAGCGTCTGGGCCTGCGCGACCTCACCCTGCTCTCCCAGGTGCAGTCCTTCGGAGCCTCCGCGGGCATCATGGTCGCCCAGGCCGCCACGGCCGTGCTCTCCGGCGCCGCGACCACCGTTGTCTGCGTCTTCGCGGACGCGCCGCTGCGCGAGAACGCCCGGAGCGGGGACGCGTACCTCTCCAGTTCGCTCGCCGCCACCGGCTTCCGCAGCGCGGAGACAGCCGGCGGATTCACCAGCGTCAACCACCGCTACGCCGTGGCCGCCGCCCGCTACATGGCGCACTACGGCGTCACCGACGACCACCTCGGTGCCGTCGCGGTCGGGCAACGGCAGTGGGCCGCGCACAACCCCGCCGCACAATTCCGCAAGCCGCTGACCCTGGAGGACTACCACCGGTCCCGCTGGGTGGTGGAGCCACTGCATCTGTTCGACTGCTGCCTGGTCTCCAACGGAGGCGCCGCCGTGGTCGTCACCACCGCCGAGCGCGCCGCCGCCCTGCCCAGGCCACCGGTCCACGTGTGGGGCTGGGGCCAGGCACACCCGGGATACGTGATGGAGCGGGGCAGCGACTTCGGTCTCGTCACGGGAGCCGCCGCCTCGGGAGCCGCCGCGATGAAGATGGCCGGTATCACCCCGTCCGACGTGGACGTCCGGGAGATCTACGACTGCTACACCTACACGGTGCTGGTCACCCTGGAGGACTACGGGTTCTGTGCGAAGGGGGAAGCCGGAGAACTGGCGGCCTCCGGCGCGCTCGCCCCCGGCGGCGCGCTGCCCACCAACACCGGCGGCGGACAGCTGTCGGGTTTCTACCTCTGGGGCATGACCCCGCTGGTCGAAGCCGTCCAGCAGGTACGCGGCCAGGCCGGTGAGGGCCGCCAGGTCCCCCGCCACGACGTCGCGCTGGTCAGTGGCAACGGCGGCGTCCTCGACCACCACGCGACCCTGGTGCTCGGCGCCGGGCACGCCTCCTGA
- a CDS encoding NAD(P)/FAD-dependent oxidoreductase yields the protein MTTPQRLVVVGASLAGLRAVEGARASGFTGSITLIGAEDHLPYDRPPLSKAYLAEAPGGPPDTTFRTEDTLRGELGVDLRLGARATGLDTEGGAVLVDGGAPVPYDALVIATGAVARVLPATEGLAGVHTLRTADDAAAVRRALDDRARLVVVGAGFIGSEVASAARERGLPVTVVEAADVPLRRALGDEMGMACAALHDRAGTDLRRGVSVRAIRRDGDGIGVELGDGSTLHADLVVAGIGADPATSWLDGSGVALADGVRCDRTLATSVPSVYAAGDVAHWYNPLFGQPMRLEHWTSAAEQGATAAVNALNPGEARPYSTVPYFWSDWYGTRIQFVGISRADEVRVVSGDPADGRWVALYRTGERLTGALAVDHPTHVMKYRVMINRGCTWNDALDFARERSARARRTTAVA from the coding sequence GTGACCACACCACAGCGACTGGTCGTCGTCGGCGCCTCCCTGGCCGGACTGCGCGCCGTCGAAGGCGCCCGCGCGAGCGGCTTCACCGGTTCCATCACGCTCATCGGCGCCGAGGACCACCTGCCGTACGACCGTCCGCCCCTGTCCAAGGCGTATCTGGCCGAGGCACCCGGCGGCCCCCCGGACACCACCTTCCGCACCGAGGACACCCTGCGCGGCGAACTCGGCGTCGACCTGCGGCTCGGCGCCCGCGCGACCGGCCTGGACACCGAAGGCGGTGCGGTCCTGGTGGACGGCGGCGCCCCGGTCCCGTACGACGCGCTGGTCATCGCCACCGGAGCCGTCGCCCGCGTCCTGCCCGCAACGGAGGGCCTCGCGGGCGTCCACACCCTGCGTACGGCCGACGACGCGGCGGCGGTTCGCCGGGCGCTCGACGACCGAGCCCGGCTCGTCGTCGTCGGCGCCGGTTTCATCGGCTCGGAGGTCGCCTCGGCCGCCCGTGAGCGGGGCCTGCCGGTGACCGTCGTGGAGGCCGCCGACGTTCCCCTGCGCCGGGCCCTGGGCGACGAGATGGGTATGGCCTGCGCCGCGCTGCACGACCGGGCCGGCACCGATCTGCGGCGCGGGGTGAGCGTGCGGGCGATCCGGCGGGACGGCGACGGAATCGGCGTCGAACTCGGGGACGGCAGCACGCTGCACGCGGACCTCGTCGTGGCCGGCATCGGCGCCGACCCGGCCACCTCCTGGCTGGACGGCTCCGGCGTCGCGCTCGCCGACGGGGTGCGCTGCGACCGGACGCTGGCCACGTCGGTACCCAGCGTCTACGCCGCCGGTGACGTCGCGCACTGGTACAACCCGTTGTTCGGACAGCCGATGAGGCTCGAGCACTGGACCAGCGCCGCCGAGCAGGGCGCGACCGCCGCTGTCAACGCCCTGAACCCGGGGGAGGCCCGGCCGTACTCCACCGTCCCCTACTTCTGGTCGGACTGGTACGGCACCCGCATCCAGTTCGTCGGGATCTCCCGGGCCGACGAAGTCCGGGTGGTCAGCGGTGATCCGGCGGACGGGCGATGGGTGGCGCTCTACCGCACCGGCGAACGCCTCACCGGCGCGCTGGCAGTCGACCACCCCACCCATGTCATGAAGTACCGGGTGATGATCAATCGCGGTTGTACCTGGAACGACGCGCTGGACTTCGCACGCGAACGCAGCGCGCGGGCACGCCGAACCACCGCAGTGGCCTGA
- a CDS encoding ferredoxin has protein sequence MKILLDRGKCTGLGICESLSPDVFEVDDDGALVLSTDVVPDGRLAEIRAAVTSCPTEALRLTED, from the coding sequence ATGAAGATCCTGCTCGACCGCGGGAAGTGCACCGGCCTCGGCATCTGCGAGTCCCTGTCGCCCGACGTCTTCGAGGTGGACGACGACGGCGCTCTCGTCCTCAGCACCGACGTCGTCCCCGACGGAAGACTGGCCGAGATCCGGGCAGCGGTGACCAGTTGCCCGACCGAGGCCCTCCGGCTGACCGAGGACTGA
- a CDS encoding cytochrome P450 has protein sequence MIAQTLGPDLGHPDTYRDGVPHHLFAELRRTRPVAWIEEPPSEGFAGGPGFWAVTRYEDVVTVSRDPAVFSSHRGATFLRDQRPKDVAALQQMMLNIDPPDHGKLRSIVSKAFTPRMVKGMFDSVDAHAEAIVADLEPGTEIDLVEKVSSEMPLRVLADVLGVSSADRGLLYDWTNRMVGLDDPSYGGLPAFVSAFTEMFAYAAEQTRAKRAHPTDDVWSTIVNAEVDGERLSDGDLNRFFQLLVIAGNETTRNLLTGAVLTLGDHPDQWDALRADPELLPSAIEEALRFHSPVIQFRRTATRDTVLGGQRIEEGQKVVMFYGSANRDEAVYADPDRFDITRNPVNHLAFGTGTHFCLGNSLARMEARVLLGRLFARFPHMRLAGEPERFRSNFINGIRRLPVQLGPAA, from the coding sequence GTGATCGCTCAGACGCTGGGCCCGGACCTGGGGCATCCGGACACCTACCGCGATGGAGTCCCGCACCACCTGTTCGCGGAGCTGCGCCGGACGCGGCCCGTGGCCTGGATCGAGGAACCCCCCTCCGAGGGCTTCGCCGGCGGACCGGGCTTCTGGGCCGTGACCAGGTACGAGGATGTCGTCACGGTGTCCCGCGACCCGGCTGTCTTCTCCTCGCACAGGGGAGCGACGTTCCTGAGGGACCAGCGGCCGAAGGACGTTGCCGCGCTCCAGCAGATGATGCTCAACATCGACCCGCCCGACCACGGCAAGCTGCGGTCCATCGTCAGCAAGGCGTTCACCCCGCGCATGGTGAAGGGCATGTTCGACTCTGTCGATGCCCACGCGGAAGCCATCGTGGCGGACCTGGAGCCGGGCACCGAGATCGATCTGGTGGAGAAGGTGTCGTCCGAGATGCCGCTGCGCGTCCTCGCCGATGTCCTCGGGGTGTCTTCCGCCGACCGCGGTCTGCTGTACGACTGGACCAACCGGATGGTCGGGCTCGACGACCCCTCGTACGGCGGCCTGCCGGCCTTCGTCTCCGCCTTCACCGAGATGTTCGCGTACGCCGCCGAGCAGACCCGGGCCAAACGCGCACACCCCACCGACGACGTCTGGAGCACCATCGTCAACGCGGAGGTCGACGGCGAACGGCTGTCGGACGGGGACCTGAACCGCTTCTTCCAGCTGTTGGTGATCGCGGGCAACGAGACCACTCGCAACCTGTTGACCGGAGCCGTGCTCACCCTCGGCGACCACCCCGACCAGTGGGACGCCCTGCGCGCCGACCCCGAGCTGCTGCCGTCCGCGATCGAGGAGGCGCTGCGCTTCCACTCGCCGGTGATCCAGTTCCGGCGTACGGCGACCCGCGACACCGTCCTCGGTGGCCAACGGATCGAGGAAGGCCAGAAGGTCGTGATGTTCTACGGCTCCGCCAACCGCGACGAGGCCGTGTACGCCGACCCGGACCGCTTCGACATCACCCGCAACCCGGTCAACCACCTCGCCTTCGGCACCGGCACGCACTTCTGCCTGGGCAACAGCCTGGCCCGGATGGAGGCGCGGGTGCTGCTCGGCAGGCTCTTCGCCCGGTTCCCGCACATGCGGCTCGCCGGCGAACCGGAGCGGTTCCGCTCCAACTTCATCAACGGAATCCGGCGACTGCCCGTCCAGCTCGGTCCGGCCGCCTAG